Proteins encoded by one window of Sorex araneus isolate mSorAra2 chromosome 3, mSorAra2.pri, whole genome shotgun sequence:
- the CCDC103 gene encoding coiled-coil domain-containing protein 103: MKKNAIIDFKALERELQAALDADEKYKRENAAKFRAVEQRVASYEEFRGIVLASHLKPLERKDKIGGKNTAPWNCHYTLERAPEEETTDFSQEKPPFQPETSAEFYRDWRRHLQGGQERYQALLQLGGTKLGSLFRTDVGFGLLGELLAALADHVRPADRPRVLDILLGLAHTGRFALNLSLLSPAERQSCRGLFQKLQAMSNSVPEVGLSQGERGPEGRQPGEFWEEDGLLQELLGLYQVD; encoded by the exons ATGAAAAAGAATGCCATCATTGACTTCAAGGCTTTGGAGAGAGAGTTGCAGGCTGCACTTGATGCTGATGAGAAATACAAAAGGGAGAATGCGGCCAAGTTTCGAGCAGTGGAACAGAGGGTGGCTTCCTATGAAGAATTCAG GGGTATTGTCCTTGCTTCACATTTGAAGCCactggagagaaaggacaaaattGGAGGGAAGAATACTGCACCCTGGAATTGCCACTATACTCTGGAAAGAGCCCCCGAGGAGGAGACCACTGATTTCTCCCAG GAGAAACCGCCCTTCCAGCCCGAGACCTCGGCGGAGTTCTACCGCGACTGGCGGCGACATCTGCAGGGTGGCCAGGAGCgctaccaggctctgctgcagcTCGGGGGCACAAAGCTGGGCAGCCTCTTCCGCACCGACGTGGGCTTCGGGCTCCTGGGGGAGCTGCTGGCAGCGCTGGCGGACCACGTGAGGCCAGCAGACCGGCCGCGGGTGCTGGACATCCTGCTCGGCCTGGCCCACACGGGCCGCTTCGCCCTGAACCTCAGCCTCCTGAGCCCAGCCGAGCGGCAGAGTTGTCGGGGCTTGTTTCAGAAGCTGCAGGCCATGAGCAACTCCGTCCCCGAGGTGGGGCTCAGCCAGGGGGAACGGGGTCCGGAGGGGCGGCAGCCTGGTGAGTTCTGGGAGGAAGACGGGCTCCTGCAAGAGCTGCTGGGGCTGTACCAAGTGGACTGA
- the FAM187A gene encoding Ig-like V-type domain-containing protein FAM187A — MTVACSMVLLWAWGGLQAFELVGKENIFQNTPCPAFLMFDNAAYLADMSFELPCHCKPEEVKAVVWYYQKHLRSSHTRVLTDFDGRLLTEEAHVRAGSDMLVRFSIRMFSLLVFRAQPEDSGLYFCGTRKGDYFYAYDVDIQSSRGMVATFQDSGQVPSADSHYGTLRIFTTFWEWTPCDRCGARGEQWRIGLCYLQSPDLSPRYRQTLPRTVSCGSQAVPARLRAKARARAPELLVRSCMVPCKKKSIRKGVMAVFSYVSRVGSRPWLPTVPIQFHQQRLGHGLVISCPGARPEHAVAWDKDRQFLYRTQYLKGVNRTMRVFIDHGNHLHIRFTELADRGIYYCWRQGVRVAGFRLGVLTRGRQQFSLSDPETHAAIMLALMGHLLLTVVFVTIHICRCCCYLFHCCPSFSPRDALPEF; from the coding sequence ATGACCGTGGCTTGCTCCATGGTGCTCCTGTGGGCCTGGGGAGGCCTCCAGGCTTTTGAGCTCGTGGGGAAGGAAAACATTTTCCAGAACACCCCTTGCCCAGCGTTCCTGATGTTCGACAATGCCGCCTACCTGGCTGACATGAGCTTCGAGCTCCCCTGCCACTGCAAGCCCGAGGAGGTGAAAGCCGTGGTCTGGTACTATCAAAAGCACCTGAGGAGCAGCCACACCAGGGTGCTGACGGACTTCGATGGGCGGTTGCTGACGGAGGAGGCCCACGTGCGTGCGGGCAGTGACATGCTGGTCCGTTTCAGCATCCGCATGTTCAGCCTGCTGGTGTTCCGGGCCCAGCCCGAGGACTCGGGCCTGTATTTCTGCGGCACCCGCAAGGGGGACTACTTCTACGCCTACGACGTGGACATCCAGAGCAGCCGGGGGATGGTGGCCACCTTCCAGGACAGCGGCCAGGTGCCCTCCGCCGACAGCCACTACGGGACGCTGCGCATCTTCACCACCTTCTGGGAGTGGACACCCTGTGACCGCTGTGGGGCGCGCGGGGAGCAGTGGCGCATCGGCCTCTGTTACCTTCAGAGCCCGGACCTGTCCCCCCGCTACCGGCAAACGCTTCCTCGCACCGTGTCCTGTGGCTCTCAGGCTGTGCCCGCACGGCTGCGGGCCAAGGCCAGGGCCCGGGCGCCCGAGCTGCTGGTGCGCAGCTGCATGGTGCCCTGCAAGAAGAAGAGCATCCGGAAGGGCGTGATGGCCGTCTTCAGCTACGTGTCCAGAGTGGGCAGCCGGCCCTGGCTGCCCACGGTGCCCATTCAGTTTCATCAGCAGAGACTGGGCCACGGACTCGTCATCTCCTGTCCTGGGGCGCGGCCGGAGCACGCGGTGGCCTGGGACAAGGACAGGCAGTTTCTCTACCGCACGCAGTACCTGAAGGGCGTCAACAGGACCATGCGGGTGTTCATCGACCACGGCAACCATCTGCACATCCGCTTCACCGAGCTGGCCGACCGGGGCATCTACTATTGCTGGAGGCAGGGGGTCCGCGTGGCTGGGTTCCGCCTGGGGGTGCTCACCCGGGGGCGCCAGCAGTTCTCGCTCTCAGACCCTGAGACACACGCGGCCATAATGCTCGCCCTGATGGGCCACCTGCTGCTCACGGTAGTCTTTGTCACCATCCACATCTGTCGTTGCTGCTGTTACCTGTTCCACTGCTGTCCCAGCTTCTCCCCCAGAGATGCTCTTCCCGAGTTCTGA